Proteins found in one Planococcus citri chromosome 2, ihPlaCitr1.1, whole genome shotgun sequence genomic segment:
- the LOC135837060 gene encoding uncharacterized protein LOC135837060 isoform X2, which yields MYTMTKLFVFLLLNLNVLFFCGSNSVSAFGGELLTPGVAVRSSIKLAIEKTSKLLGSWKPLTIVTPLQESCLANLTSQSLDVTVLTPETVSSMSGGIFGRDFYEFHKVSLHWKSITSCNTTSLESRVYYYNQKYGSFYNALCHEDGIVIIIFPIDTYGDFDNPGFDAFSGIIQHKLRRPGDYTKVFSALTYIWYVSLPYGSIYTTFKADLNDDHTGKTYTATVINLPLDPRINYMSKRQFAASFGSVKGVNDVETEGTLLQDTSNAKSQIERHKGVCILNLPA from the exons ATGTACACAATGACTAAACTTTTCGTGTTTCTGTTACttaatttgaatgttttatttttctgtggATCGAATTCAGTTTCAG CCTTTGGAGGAGAACTACTCACGCCAGGTGTTGCGGTTCGAAGTAGCATAAAATTAGCTATTGAAAAGACATCCAAACTCCTCGGATCATGGAAACCGCTGACTATAGTCACACCTTTGCAGGAATCGTGTTTGGCTAATCTAACTTCACAATCGC TTGATGTGACAGTCCTTACTCCTGAAACTGTTTCCTCCATGTCGGGCGGTATTTTTGGCCGAGACTTTTACGAATTTCATAAAGTTTCACTGCATTGGAAAAGTATCACTTCGTGCAATAC CACTAGTTTGGAATCGCGAGTATATTACTACAATCAGAAATATGGTTCGTTCTACAATGCTTTATGTCACGAGGATGGAATTGTAATAATAATTTTCCCAATTGACACCTAT GGAGATTTTGATAATCCAGGATTCGATGCATTCTCCGGAATAATACAGCACAAACTAAGACGCCCGGGCGATTATACCAAAGTTTTCAGCGCTTTGACCTACATTTGGTATGTATCTTTGCCATATGGAAGTATTTACACTACTTTCAAGGCGGACTTGAACGATGATCATACTGGAAAAACATATACTGCTACTGTCATTAACCTGCCATTAGATCCGCGAATAAATTACATGTCAAAACGTCAG TTTGCTGCCTCATTTGGGTCTGTGAAAGGTGTAAATGATGTGGAAACCGAAGGCACCTTGTTACAGGACACAAGTAATGCTAAATCACAAATTGAAAGGCATAAGGGAGTTTGTATTTTAAATCTCCCCGCGTGA
- the LOC135837052 gene encoding uncharacterized protein LOC135837052 — MYSMRKILLCFLLFNTYGLFFCGENFVFAFEELFSPGLAVRSGIKTAIKASSQLLGSWKPLTIFTAMDETSLVNLTSKSLDMRILTPKTVATITGGVFGKDNYEFHKYSMFWKIGSCDSCNETSLGSRVYFFNLKYHTFEKALDHDDGVIVLNFPIATNGDFPNPLFHGLSKVIGNTLKRPGDCSKVHCAFTYRWYVNFPLDSVYTSYKADFDDEEFGKKFCARVINLPADPHLNYVSKEQFKQTFGKLKDISQEAVSDEFIQDAGLARTPVERHAGICILNLPA, encoded by the exons ATGTATTCGATGcgtaaaattttgttgtgctttttgCTCTTCAATACCTACGGTTTATTTTTTTGCggagaaaatttcgtttttg cttttgaagAACTGTTCTCGCCAGGTCTTGCCGTTCGCAGTGGCATAAAAACTGCTATCAAAGCTTCCTCTCAATTACTCGGATCTTGGAAACCATTGACTATTTTCACAGCCATGGATGAAACGAGCCTGGTTAATCTAACGTCGAAATCAC TCGATATGCGAATTCTTACTCCAAAAACTGTGGCAACCATAACTGGAGGTGTTTTTGGCAAAGATAATTACGAATTTCATAAGTATTcgatgttttggaaaattggctCGTGTGACTCGTGTAATGA AACAAGCTTGGGATCTCgggtatatttcttcaatttgaagTACCACACGTTTGAAAAAGCCTTAGATCATGATGACGGGGTTATTGTCTTGAACTTCCCAATTGCAACTAAT GGTGATTTTCCTAACCCATTGTTTCATGGATTATCCAAAGTGATtggaaacacacttaaacgacCAGGAGATTGTTCCAAAGTTCATTGTGCATTTACCTACCGATGGTACGTGAATTTTCCCCTCGATAGTGTTTACACTTCTTATAAAGCGGACTTTGACGatgaagaatttggaaaaaaattctgcgCTAGAGTTATTAATCTGCCTGCAGATCCACATTTGAATTATGTTTCGAAAGAACAG ttcaaacAAACGTTCGGCAAACTGAAGGATATTTCACAGGAAGCTGTGAGTGATGAATTCATACAAGACGCAGGTTTGGCTAGGACGCCAGTCGAAAGACATGCTggaatatgtattttgaatctTCCAGCATGA
- the LOC135837060 gene encoding uncharacterized protein LOC135837060 isoform X1 → MYSTRKIFVCFLFLNIGGSVFFVKNIVSAFGGELLTPGVAVRSSIKLAIEKTSKLLGSWKPLTIVTPLQESCLANLTSQSLDVTVLTPETVSSMSGGIFGRDFYEFHKVSLHWKSITSCNTTSLESRVYYYNQKYGSFYNALCHEDGIVIIIFPIDTYGDFDNPGFDAFSGIIQHKLRRPGDYTKVFSALTYIWYVSLPYGSIYTTFKADLNDDHTGKTYTATVINLPLDPRINYMSKRQFAASFGSVKGVNDVETEGTLLQDTSNAKSQIERHKGVCILNLPA, encoded by the exons ATGTATTCGACGCGTAAAATTTTCGTATGCTTTTTATTCCTCAATATTGGTGGTTcagtttttttcgtcaaaaatataGTTTCAG CCTTTGGAGGAGAACTACTCACGCCAGGTGTTGCGGTTCGAAGTAGCATAAAATTAGCTATTGAAAAGACATCCAAACTCCTCGGATCATGGAAACCGCTGACTATAGTCACACCTTTGCAGGAATCGTGTTTGGCTAATCTAACTTCACAATCGC TTGATGTGACAGTCCTTACTCCTGAAACTGTTTCCTCCATGTCGGGCGGTATTTTTGGCCGAGACTTTTACGAATTTCATAAAGTTTCACTGCATTGGAAAAGTATCACTTCGTGCAATAC CACTAGTTTGGAATCGCGAGTATATTACTACAATCAGAAATATGGTTCGTTCTACAATGCTTTATGTCACGAGGATGGAATTGTAATAATAATTTTCCCAATTGACACCTAT GGAGATTTTGATAATCCAGGATTCGATGCATTCTCCGGAATAATACAGCACAAACTAAGACGCCCGGGCGATTATACCAAAGTTTTCAGCGCTTTGACCTACATTTGGTATGTATCTTTGCCATATGGAAGTATTTACACTACTTTCAAGGCGGACTTGAACGATGATCATACTGGAAAAACATATACTGCTACTGTCATTAACCTGCCATTAGATCCGCGAATAAATTACATGTCAAAACGTCAG TTTGCTGCCTCATTTGGGTCTGTGAAAGGTGTAAATGATGTGGAAACCGAAGGCACCTTGTTACAGGACACAAGTAATGCTAAATCACAAATTGAAAGGCATAAGGGAGTTTGTATTTTAAATCTCCCCGCGTGA